From Saprospiraceae bacterium, one genomic window encodes:
- the rplV gene encoding 50S ribosomal protein L22, translated as MEAVAKLRNCPMSPRKMRLVVDLIRGKKVNQALHILKFTKKEASEWLEKLLLSAINNWEQKHGEGAADDYELFVKTAFVDGGTVLKRFQPAPHGRAHRIRKRRNHVTLVVASKEN; from the coding sequence ATGGAAGCTGTAGCTAAATTAAGAAACTGTCCGATGTCACCGCGCAAAATGCGTTTGGTCGTTGATCTCATCAGGGGTAAAAAGGTCAATCAGGCATTGCATATTTTGAAGTTTACCAAGAAGGAAGCTTCTGAATGGCTTGAGAAATTGCTTCTGTCTGCGATCAACAACTGGGAGCAAAAACATGGTGAAGGGGCTGCAGATGACTATGAATTATTTGTCAAAACAGCTTTTGTTGATGGAGGAACCGTTTTAAAAAGGTTCCAGCCTGCACCGCATGGGCGTGCACATCGAATTAGAAAACGCAGAAACCATGTGACTTTGGTGGTTGCAAGTAAAGAAAATTAA
- the rpsC gene encoding 30S ribosomal protein S3 has product MGQKANPIGNRLGIIRGWESSWFGGSNMAQKVVEDEKIRNYLDARIAKGGVARVVIERTLKRITVSIQTSRPGIIIGKGGTEVDRIKEELKKLTDQDVQINIIEIRKPELDSIIVGDSVAKQIESRINYRRAIKMAIQSTMRAGAEGIKIRISGRLNGAEMARSEEYKEGRIPLHTFRADIDYAIREALTVYGKIGIKVWICKGEVFTKRDLSPLVGLTKKENKPFRGGDRPERPERGERSERGSRGGDKGGRRDKRR; this is encoded by the coding sequence ATGGGTCAGAAGGCAAATCCAATAGGTAATAGATTAGGAATCATCAGAGGATGGGAATCCAGCTGGTTTGGTGGCAGTAATATGGCACAAAAAGTTGTGGAAGATGAAAAAATTCGCAACTACCTGGATGCCAGGATTGCAAAAGGTGGTGTTGCTCGCGTAGTGATAGAACGGACCTTGAAAAGAATTACGGTTTCTATTCAAACTTCGAGACCTGGAATTATTATTGGAAAGGGAGGAACAGAAGTAGATAGGATTAAAGAAGAATTGAAAAAGCTTACGGATCAGGATGTTCAGATCAATATAATCGAGATACGAAAGCCAGAATTGGATTCGATCATTGTAGGTGATTCTGTGGCCAAACAAATAGAATCTAGAATTAATTACCGCAGGGCTATAAAAATGGCCATCCAGTCAACCATGCGGGCAGGAGCTGAAGGAATAAAAATCAGAATTTCAGGTAGATTGAATGGTGCAGAAATGGCACGTTCAGAAGAATACAAGGAGGGAAGAATTCCTCTCCATACATTCAGAGCTGATATAGATTACGCCATTAGAGAAGCACTGACTGTCTATGGAAAAATAGGAATAAAAGTGTGGATTTGTAAAGGAGAAGTTTTTACCAAGAGAGATCTTTCTCCATTGGTTGGGCTGACAAAAAAGGAAAACAAACCATTCAGGGGTGGTGATCGACCGGAGAGACCTGAAAGAGGTGAAAGATCTGAAAGAGGAAGCCGTGGAGGAGACAAAGGAGGCAGAAGAGATAAAAGGAGATAA
- the rplB gene encoding 50S ribosomal protein L2, with protein MPVKKLKPVTPGTRFRVANTFEELTADVPEKSLMASKSSTGGRNNQGHRTTRNRGGGHKKKYRIIDFLRNKDGVPATVKSIEYDPNRTAFIALLWYADGEKRYILAPNGLKVDTKVISGAGAAPEIGNALPLSEVPLGSSIHNIELHPGQGAALVRSAGTSATMMGKEDRYAVIKMPSGEIRRVLMTCKATIGSTSNPDHSLESVGKAGRYRWMGFRSRVRGVAMNPVDHPMGGGEGRSSGGQPRSRNGQFSKGLKTRSPHKHSDNLIISKRKSTKK; from the coding sequence ATGCCTGTTAAGAAGTTAAAACCAGTTACACCAGGTACCCGATTTAGGGTAGCAAATACATTTGAAGAACTCACAGCTGATGTTCCTGAAAAATCATTGATGGCTTCAAAGTCATCAACTGGTGGTCGAAACAATCAAGGCCATCGCACCACAAGAAACAGAGGTGGTGGCCATAAGAAGAAATATAGAATCATAGATTTTCTTAGAAACAAAGATGGCGTTCCTGCAACTGTAAAATCCATCGAATACGATCCAAATCGTACCGCATTTATTGCCTTGCTTTGGTATGCTGATGGAGAAAAAAGATACATTCTTGCACCCAATGGACTCAAAGTGGATACAAAGGTTATTAGTGGTGCCGGTGCTGCTCCTGAAATAGGGAATGCTTTGCCATTGTCAGAAGTTCCATTGGGTTCAAGTATTCATAACATTGAATTACACCCAGGTCAGGGAGCAGCTTTGGTTAGATCTGCAGGGACCTCTGCAACTATGATGGGTAAAGAGGATCGCTATGCTGTAATCAAAATGCCTTCTGGTGAAATTAGACGAGTCCTTATGACGTGTAAAGCAACCATCGGATCTACCTCCAACCCGGACCATAGTTTAGAGTCTGTTGGTAAAGCAGGTCGATACAGATGGATGGGTTTCAGATCAAGAGTTAGAGGGGTAGCGATGAATCCGGTAGACCATCCAATGGGTGGTGGTGAAGGGCGTTCATCTGGAGGACAGCCAAGATCTAGAAATGGACAATTTTCAAAAGGGCTTAAAACTAGAAGCCCTCACAAGCATTCAGACAATTTGATTATTTCAAAAAGAAAATCTACTAAAAAATAA
- the rpsJ gene encoding 30S ribosomal protein S10, with product MNQKIRIKLRSYDHNLVDKSTEKIVKTVRNSGAVVAGPIPLPTEKEIFTVLRSPHVNKKAREQFQLRTHKRLIEIYTPTPKTVDALSKLELPSGVDIQVKLS from the coding sequence ATGAATCAAAAAATTCGGATAAAGCTTCGCTCTTATGACCACAATCTGGTGGATAAGAGTACGGAGAAGATTGTCAAGACTGTCCGCAATAGCGGAGCAGTTGTTGCCGGTCCGATTCCGCTGCCCACTGAGAAAGAAATATTTACGGTCTTGCGATCACCGCACGTAAATAAAAAAGCTCGTGAGCAGTTTCAACTTCGGACCCACAAAAGGTTGATTGAGATTTATACGCCCACTCCCAAAACAGTGGATGCGTTGTCCAAACTCGAACTGCCAAGCGGTGTTGACATTCAAGTCAAATTATCCTGA
- a CDS encoding 30S ribosomal protein S12 produces MPTINQLIRKGREVVEYKSKSRALQANPQKRGVCTRVYTTTPKKPNSALRKVAKVRLVNGTEVICYIPGEGHNLQEHSIVLVRGGRVKDLPGVRYTIVRGALDTAGVNNRKQSRSRYGTKRPKK; encoded by the coding sequence ATGCCTACTATTAACCAGTTGATTAGAAAAGGGCGAGAAGTGGTGGAGTACAAAAGCAAATCCAGAGCACTTCAGGCCAATCCACAGAAAAGGGGAGTTTGTACCCGTGTTTACACCACGACGCCCAAAAAGCCCAATTCTGCTTTAAGAAAAGTGGCTAAGGTGAGGCTTGTGAATGGCACAGAAGTAATCTGTTATATCCCGGGTGAAGGGCATAATCTACAAGAACACTCAATTGTTCTGGTAAGAGGAGGAAGGGTTAAAGATCTGCCAGGTGTAAGGTATACCATTGTTCGTGGTGCTTTAGACACTGCTGGCGTCAACAACCGCAAACAAAGCAGATCTCGTTACGGTACCAAAAGACCAAAGAAGTAA
- the rpsS gene encoding 30S ribosomal protein S19 yields MARSIKKGPYIHHKLLEKIQKAKESSRKSVIKTWSRASMIIPDMVGETIAVHNGKSFIPVYVSENMVGHKLGEFAPTRTFKGHSGNR; encoded by the coding sequence ATGGCAAGATCAATTAAAAAAGGACCATATATTCACCATAAACTTTTGGAAAAAATCCAAAAGGCCAAGGAGTCAAGTAGGAAATCCGTTATCAAAACTTGGAGTAGAGCTTCGATGATAATTCCTGATATGGTCGGAGAAACCATAGCCGTTCATAATGGAAAATCATTTATTCCTGTATATGTTTCTGAAAATATGGTAGGTCATAAACTTGGTGAATTTGCTCCAACCAGAACATTTAAAGGTCACTCAGGAAATAGATAA
- the rplD gene encoding 50S ribosomal protein L4 gives MKLDIKNTQGQSTGRQAELPDAIFGIQPNEHVLYLAVKEYQANQRQGTHDSTERGDVHRTTKKFKRQKGTGGARAGSLKNPMFKGGGRAFGPHPRDYSQKLNKKVKSLARKSALSQLAAQSKITVIEDFSFESPKTKEFNNILKNLGLSGVKTLVVAPEYNQTFYYSGRNIEKAHLRVATDLNPFDILNCKNMLLLESSIQKISETLS, from the coding sequence ATGAAACTGGATATTAAAAATACTCAAGGTCAAAGTACCGGAAGACAAGCGGAACTTCCCGATGCTATTTTTGGAATACAGCCCAATGAGCATGTATTGTATTTGGCGGTAAAGGAATATCAAGCCAATCAACGGCAAGGAACTCATGATTCCACCGAAAGAGGCGATGTTCATAGGACCACCAAGAAGTTTAAAAGGCAAAAAGGAACGGGTGGTGCTAGAGCTGGTTCATTGAAAAACCCAATGTTTAAGGGTGGTGGACGTGCATTTGGCCCTCATCCAAGAGACTATTCCCAAAAACTGAACAAGAAAGTTAAATCTCTTGCCCGTAAATCAGCTTTGTCTCAATTGGCGGCTCAATCCAAAATTACAGTGATAGAAGACTTCAGTTTTGAATCTCCTAAAACGAAAGAATTTAATAACATTCTTAAAAATCTTGGCTTAAGTGGTGTAAAAACTTTGGTCGTTGCCCCGGAATACAATCAAACTTTCTATTATTCTGGCAGAAACATTGAAAAGGCCCATTTGCGAGTAGCAACAGATCTCAATCCATTTGATATCCTCAATTGCAAGAATATGTTGTTGCTGGAATCTAGCATACAAAAAATTTCTGAAACATTAAGTTAA
- the rplP gene encoding 50S ribosomal protein L16 — protein sequence MLQPKRLKYRKQQKGRNRGDAHRGHTIAFGSFGLKSVDSARITDRQIEAARIAMTRYMKREGTVWIRIFPDRPITSKPAEVRMGKGKGSLDHYIAVVKPGTIMFEMDGVPFNIAEEAFRLAAQKLPVLTRTVVRRDYNYNTNS from the coding sequence ATGTTACAGCCTAAACGACTGAAATACAGAAAACAGCAGAAAGGAAGGAATCGCGGTGACGCGCACAGGGGTCATACCATTGCTTTCGGATCTTTTGGATTAAAATCTGTTGATTCTGCCAGAATAACAGACCGACAAATTGAGGCCGCAAGGATAGCCATGACTCGTTATATGAAAAGGGAAGGAACCGTATGGATTCGCATTTTTCCGGACAGACCTATTACTTCAAAACCAGCTGAGGTGAGGATGGGAAAAGGAAAAGGTTCTTTGGATCATTACATTGCTGTCGTTAAGCCTGGAACTATCATGTTTGAAATGGATGGTGTACCATTCAATATTGCAGAAGAGGCATTTAGATTGGCTGCCCAAAAGTTGCCAGTACTGACCCGAACTGTAGTTAGAAGAGATTACAATTATAACACCAATAGTTAA
- the rpsG gene encoding 30S ribosomal protein S7, with protein MRKHKPKKRILEPDPRFGDTMVTQFVNNMLWQGKKSTAYHIFYSAMDTVESKTSENPHEVWKKALNNVMPHVEVRPKRIGGATFQIPMEMRPARKLSIGIKWLIKYSRARAGKGMADKLASEIIAASKGEGAAVKKKEDTHKMAESNRAFAHFKV; from the coding sequence ATGAGAAAACATAAACCAAAGAAGAGAATACTTGAACCAGATCCAAGATTTGGTGATACCATGGTGACTCAATTTGTAAACAATATGCTTTGGCAAGGTAAAAAGAGTACCGCATATCATATTTTTTACTCAGCCATGGATACTGTTGAATCAAAAACGAGCGAAAACCCCCACGAAGTTTGGAAAAAAGCTTTAAACAATGTAATGCCTCATGTTGAGGTCAGACCAAAGAGAATTGGGGGAGCTACTTTTCAGATTCCTATGGAAATGCGTCCTGCCAGAAAGCTGTCCATAGGTATTAAATGGTTGATCAAATATTCTAGGGCACGTGCAGGTAAGGGAATGGCTGATAAACTGGCCTCAGAAATCATTGCAGCTTCTAAAGGAGAAGGAGCAGCTGTAAAGAAAAAGGAAGATACTCACAAAATGGCGGAATCAAATAGAGCATTTGCTCACTTTAAAGTGTAA
- the rplN gene encoding 50S ribosomal protein L14 — protein MIQQESRLRVADNSGAKEVLCIRVLGGTARRYASLGDKIVVTVKSASPGGVKKGTVSKAVIVRTAKEVKRRDGSYIRFDDNAVVLLNASDEPRGTRIFGPVARELREKDYMRIVSLAPEVI, from the coding sequence ATGATTCAGCAGGAAAGCAGATTAAGAGTGGCAGACAACAGCGGTGCTAAAGAGGTATTGTGCATTCGTGTTTTGGGAGGTACAGCCAGAAGATATGCTTCTTTGGGTGACAAAATTGTTGTTACCGTTAAATCGGCTTCACCGGGAGGGGTAAAGAAAGGAACAGTTTCAAAAGCAGTTATCGTTCGTACAGCCAAAGAAGTCAAGAGACGGGATGGTTCCTACATCCGGTTTGATGACAATGCAGTTGTGTTGCTTAATGCTTCGGATGAACCAAGAGGAACCCGCATTTTTGGTCCAGTTGCACGTGAATTAAGAGAAAAAGATTATATGAGGATTGTTTCTCTGGCTCCAGAGGTTATTTAA
- a CDS encoding GNAT family N-acetyltransferase, whose translation MNPNIKIRTMQLDDVEAVQGLIVELALFEKCPLEVRTSKEDLLTNLQEGIFEGKVAVNEYDIIIGMALFFPYYSTWNGKTLYLEDFYVKPEFRSMGVGQELFEAFKQTALAHNAKLLKWQVLDWNVEAKKFYLKNGALFQTGWENGIIRL comes from the coding sequence ATGAATCCGAATATCAAGATCAGAACTATGCAATTGGATGATGTGGAGGCAGTTCAGGGCCTCATTGTTGAGTTGGCATTGTTTGAAAAATGTCCTTTGGAGGTAAGGACTAGTAAGGAAGACCTGTTGACAAACTTACAAGAAGGCATATTTGAGGGTAAAGTGGCTGTCAATGAGTATGATATAATAATTGGTATGGCTCTTTTCTTTCCCTATTATTCCACTTGGAATGGAAAAACTTTATATCTGGAAGACTTTTATGTCAAGCCAGAATTCAGATCAATGGGTGTTGGACAAGAGCTTTTTGAAGCCTTCAAACAAACTGCCCTTGCTCACAATGCGAAGTTACTTAAATGGCAAGTGCTTGACTGGAATGTCGAAGCAAAAAAGTTTTACCTTAAAAATGGGGCTTTATTTCAAACCGGCTGGGAAAACGGAATTATCAGACTGTAA
- the rplX gene encoding 50S ribosomal protein L24 yields MKIKKGDTVQVIAGSQKGKKGTITAIIKETNRAVVEGINIRKKHLKPTNNNPGGIVDIEAPLHISNLALLDPKSGSPTRVGYKIEKGLKVRYSKKSNEIIK; encoded by the coding sequence TTGAAAATAAAAAAAGGTGATACTGTCCAGGTAATTGCCGGATCACAAAAAGGAAAGAAAGGAACTATTACAGCTATAATTAAAGAAACCAACCGGGCAGTCGTGGAAGGGATAAATATTCGCAAAAAGCATCTCAAGCCAACCAACAACAACCCAGGAGGAATTGTGGATATTGAGGCACCTTTGCATATTTCAAATCTAGCGTTATTGGATCCTAAGTCCGGAAGCCCAACCCGAGTGGGATATAAAATCGAGAAGGGGCTCAAAGTAAGGTATTCTAAAAAGTCAAATGAAATTATTAAGTGA
- the rpsQ gene encoding 30S ribosomal protein S17, with amino-acid sequence MLRNLRKQRIGVVSSNKMDKTIAVTIQQRMLHPKYGKYVKKNKKYYAHDENNECGIGDVVKIMETRPLSKMKCWRLVEVIKKGE; translated from the coding sequence ATGTTAAGAAATTTAAGAAAACAGAGAATTGGTGTGGTGAGTTCCAATAAAATGGACAAAACCATTGCAGTTACCATCCAGCAAAGAATGTTGCATCCAAAATACGGAAAGTACGTGAAGAAAAACAAGAAGTATTATGCACATGATGAGAACAATGAATGTGGAATTGGGGATGTAGTGAAAATTATGGAAACCAGACCACTGAGTAAAATGAAATGTTGGAGGCTGGTAGAGGTCATCAAAAAAGGAGAATAA
- the rplW gene encoding 50S ribosomal protein L23 — translation MTNEIIIKPVITEKAERLSKSRNQYTFVVRRDANKIEIQKAIAKMYNVAVESVNTMVIPARTVVRNTKRNMLRGRKPAYKKAIVTLAAGEEINIYSEE, via the coding sequence ATGACAAATGAAATTATAATCAAACCGGTGATTACAGAAAAGGCTGAAAGGCTGTCAAAGAGCAGAAATCAGTACACTTTTGTTGTCCGTAGGGATGCCAATAAAATTGAAATCCAAAAAGCCATCGCAAAAATGTACAACGTTGCCGTTGAGTCAGTCAATACCATGGTTATTCCGGCCAGGACTGTTGTGAGAAACACCAAAAGAAATATGTTGAGAGGACGGAAACCAGCCTACAAAAAAGCGATCGTCACATTGGCCGCTGGTGAAGAGATTAATATTTACAGTGAAGAATAA
- the fusA gene encoding elongation factor G, translating into MAKDLNYLRNIGIAAHIDAGKTTTTERILYYTGLTHKIGEVHDGAATMDWMAQEQERGITITSAATQTNWIWKDQPFTVNIIDTPGHVDFTVEVNRSLRVLDGLVFLFSAVDGVEPQSETNWRLADNYKVPRLGFVNKMDRQGADFFMVVNQVKKMLGSNAVPLQVPIGSEENFKGVVDLITNKAIVWDEASKGMTYTEIPIPEDIKDTVQEYRQSLIENIAEYDDDLMMKFFDNPESITEQEMINAIRAAVCDMKFVPMMCGSAFKNKGVQAVLDAVCAFLPSPLDVEAVHGIDPKTDAELIRRPSVDDPFAALAFKVATDPFVGRLVFLRVYSGRLDAGSYVMKVRSDKDRITTDKERISRLFLMHANDRKSIEYVEAGDIAAAVGFKDIKTGDTLCDENNPIILEAMNFPEPVISIAIEPKTQKDQDKLGMALAKLAEEDPTFRVYTDENTGQTIISGMGELHLEIIVDRLRREFNVECNQGAPQVNYKEAMTKTIEHRERLKKQTGGSGLFADMAFTIGPADEEFLESEDYKSGRTKMQFVWDIFGGSIDKSYMPAITKGFDSMMSQGILAGYNLDSMKIRVFDGSMHPVDSKPQAFELCAKDGFREAAPKTAPHILEPIMKLEVITPEDYVGPVIGDLNRRRGLPKGQEPRMGGAVAIQADVPLSEMFGYVTQLRTITSGRASSTMEFSHYAPVPKQIAEEVIAKAKGTVKV; encoded by the coding sequence ATGGCAAAGGACCTTAATTATCTTAGAAATATTGGAATTGCTGCACACATTGATGCGGGTAAAACTACAACAACTGAAAGAATTCTATATTACACTGGACTAACCCATAAAATTGGTGAAGTTCACGATGGTGCGGCTACAATGGACTGGATGGCTCAAGAACAGGAGCGTGGTATAACCATCACTTCTGCTGCGACCCAAACCAATTGGATTTGGAAAGATCAGCCCTTTACCGTTAATATTATTGATACGCCGGGACACGTTGATTTTACGGTCGAAGTAAACAGGTCGTTGAGAGTTTTGGATGGATTGGTTTTTCTTTTTTCTGCAGTGGATGGGGTAGAACCACAGTCCGAGACTAACTGGAGACTTGCGGATAATTACAAGGTACCCAGGTTAGGATTTGTTAATAAGATGGACAGACAGGGTGCTGACTTTTTTATGGTAGTCAACCAGGTTAAAAAAATGTTGGGATCAAATGCAGTCCCTTTACAAGTGCCAATTGGATCGGAAGAGAATTTTAAAGGAGTGGTTGACCTGATCACAAATAAAGCCATTGTTTGGGATGAAGCTTCTAAGGGAATGACCTATACCGAAATTCCTATCCCAGAAGATATTAAAGATACAGTTCAGGAGTATCGTCAATCATTGATTGAAAATATTGCAGAGTATGATGACGATCTCATGATGAAGTTTTTTGACAATCCTGAAAGCATTACAGAACAAGAAATGATCAATGCCATCAGGGCTGCAGTATGCGATATGAAGTTTGTGCCCATGATGTGTGGCTCAGCTTTCAAAAATAAAGGAGTTCAGGCGGTTTTGGATGCTGTATGTGCTTTTCTCCCAAGTCCCTTGGATGTGGAAGCTGTTCATGGTATTGATCCAAAAACGGATGCCGAACTAATAAGGAGACCTTCTGTTGACGATCCTTTTGCCGCGCTTGCTTTTAAAGTGGCCACTGATCCATTTGTTGGAAGATTGGTTTTTTTGCGCGTTTATTCAGGGAGATTGGATGCAGGTTCCTATGTTATGAAAGTCAGGTCTGATAAAGATAGAATTACGACTGATAAAGAGAGGATTTCCCGTTTGTTTTTGATGCATGCCAATGACCGCAAATCAATTGAATATGTGGAAGCAGGTGACATAGCAGCTGCAGTTGGTTTCAAAGACATTAAAACAGGCGACACTTTATGTGATGAAAATAACCCGATCATTCTCGAAGCAATGAATTTTCCTGAACCGGTTATTTCCATTGCTATTGAGCCTAAAACTCAAAAAGATCAGGACAAATTAGGTATGGCTCTTGCCAAACTGGCTGAAGAAGATCCTACCTTTAGAGTTTATACAGATGAAAACACGGGCCAAACCATCATTAGTGGTATGGGGGAACTTCATTTGGAAATTATTGTCGACAGATTGAGACGAGAGTTTAATGTGGAGTGTAATCAAGGTGCTCCTCAAGTGAACTATAAAGAGGCAATGACAAAAACCATCGAGCATCGGGAGAGACTTAAAAAGCAAACTGGTGGTTCGGGATTATTTGCAGACATGGCATTCACCATTGGGCCTGCAGATGAAGAATTCCTTGAGAGCGAGGATTATAAATCAGGTAGAACGAAAATGCAGTTTGTTTGGGATATTTTTGGAGGCTCTATCGATAAATCCTATATGCCAGCAATTACCAAAGGTTTTGATTCTATGATGAGTCAAGGTATTTTGGCCGGATATAATCTTGATAGCATGAAGATTAGGGTTTTTGATGGTTCGATGCACCCAGTGGATTCCAAACCCCAGGCATTTGAACTTTGTGCAAAAGATGGATTTAGAGAAGCCGCACCAAAAACAGCGCCCCATATATTGGAACCCATCATGAAGCTGGAGGTTATTACACCGGAGGATTATGTTGGGCCGGTCATTGGAGACCTTAACAGACGTCGGGGACTACCCAAAGGACAAGAACCGAGAATGGGTGGTGCAGTGGCGATTCAAGCAGATGTTCCACTTTCAGAAATGTTTGGCTACGTGACACAATTAAGAACCATCACCTCTGGCAGGGCGAGTTCAACAATGGAATTTTCACATTATGCCCCGGTGCCAAAGCAAATCGCGGAAGAGGTCATTGCAAAAGCAAAAGGAACAGTAAAAGTATAA
- the rplC gene encoding 50S ribosomal protein L3, with amino-acid sequence MNGLIGTKVGMTSIYAADGKAIAVTVVQASPNVVTQVKTEDSDGYSALQLSYGSRKAKNANRAITGHFTKAGSEALKESKEFKNIPLNKNLGETISISEIFSEGDTVHATGLTKGKGFQGVVKRHGFGGVQNATHGQHNRSRAPGSIGASSYPSKVVKGLRMAGRTGGEQVKVKNLKIAKIMEDKNLLLIRGAIPGHKGSIVIIEKTVK; translated from the coding sequence GTGAATGGATTAATAGGAACAAAGGTTGGAATGACCAGTATTTATGCAGCGGATGGCAAGGCCATTGCCGTAACGGTTGTTCAGGCTTCTCCCAATGTGGTAACCCAGGTTAAAACAGAGGATTCTGATGGGTATTCAGCACTCCAACTTTCTTATGGCTCAAGAAAGGCTAAGAACGCCAACAGAGCGATAACAGGTCATTTTACCAAAGCTGGCTCAGAGGCATTAAAGGAGTCAAAAGAATTTAAAAATATACCACTCAATAAGAACCTTGGTGAGACCATCAGTATTTCTGAAATTTTCAGTGAAGGAGATACCGTTCATGCTACTGGATTAACCAAGGGTAAAGGATTTCAGGGGGTTGTTAAAAGACACGGTTTTGGTGGTGTGCAGAATGCCACCCATGGACAACATAATAGAAGCAGAGCACCGGGATCTATTGGTGCGTCATCTTATCCTTCAAAAGTTGTTAAAGGCCTACGCATGGCAGGCCGTACAGGAGGCGAACAGGTAAAAGTAAAAAACCTGAAGATTGCAAAAATCATGGAAGACAAAAACCTTTTGTTGATCAGAGGTGCCATTCCAGGTCATAAAGGATCGATTGTTATCATTGAAAAAACCGTTAAGTAA
- the rpmC gene encoding 50S ribosomal protein L29, translating to MKTRKYSDFVNMELETLQKDLSLAKENLAKLRFEHKVKGLSNPAAIPVLRREIAQMNTELTKRKNT from the coding sequence ATGAAAACGAGAAAATATTCGGACTTTGTCAATATGGAGTTAGAAACGCTTCAAAAGGATTTGAGCTTGGCCAAGGAGAATTTGGCCAAATTGAGATTTGAACACAAAGTAAAGGGCTTGTCAAATCCTGCTGCAATTCCTGTATTGAGAAGGGAAATTGCTCAGATGAATACAGAGTTAACGAAAAGAAAAAATACCTAA